Proteins co-encoded in one Armatimonadota bacterium genomic window:
- a CDS encoding benzoate-CoA ligase family protein: MVEIPRQYNASVVLDENLNAGRADRVAIYYGDERITYGQLLQRVCRCASVLRRLGVRREERVVMVLNDTPAFPTVFYGALRIGAVPVPTNPLLRWEDHRYFIEDSYARVVVADAEHLDKARQAAAGLPDVTLVVAGGRADDALSLDDLLAGGEDDVPPAATHRDDMAFILYSSGSTGLPKGVVHLHHDIPYTCETYAKHVLRLTDADVTYSAAKLFHAYGLGNNMTFPYRAGAATVLTPARPTPPTVLETIQRYRPTVFFGVPTLYNAILAFPDRRRYDLSSLRLCISAAEALPAEIWRRWKEEFGLVILDGIGTTEMLHIFMSNTPEALRPGSSGKPVPGYEVKVVDDEGRPVPPGGAGHLMVKGDSAAPYYWHFHEKSKATMIGEWMRTGDWYRIDADGFLWYEGRSDDMLKVGGLWVSPIEVENVLIEHPAVLEAAVVGVEVEGLTKMKAFVILKEGHAGSAALVEELQEWCKARLERYKYPQLVEFVTDLPKTITGKIQRFKLRQAQPTPTSS; encoded by the coding sequence ATGGTGGAGATCCCGCGGCAGTACAACGCCTCGGTGGTGCTGGACGAGAACCTGAACGCCGGGCGGGCCGACCGGGTGGCGATCTACTACGGCGACGAGCGGATCACCTACGGCCAGCTGCTGCAGCGGGTCTGCCGCTGCGCCAGCGTCCTGCGCCGGCTGGGGGTGCGCCGCGAGGAGCGCGTGGTGATGGTGCTCAACGACACGCCGGCCTTCCCCACGGTGTTCTACGGTGCCCTGCGCATCGGCGCCGTGCCGGTGCCGACCAACCCGTTGCTGCGGTGGGAGGACCACCGCTACTTCATCGAGGACAGCTACGCCCGCGTGGTCGTCGCCGACGCCGAACACCTCGACAAGGCGCGGCAGGCCGCCGCGGGCCTGCCGGACGTGACGCTGGTGGTGGCCGGGGGGCGCGCCGACGACGCCCTCAGCCTGGACGACCTGCTGGCCGGCGGTGAGGACGACGTGCCGCCCGCCGCCACCCACCGCGACGACATGGCGTTCATCCTCTACAGCTCGGGCAGCACCGGGCTGCCCAAGGGCGTCGTGCACCTGCACCACGACATCCCCTACACGTGCGAGACGTATGCCAAGCACGTGCTGCGGCTGACCGACGCCGACGTGACCTACTCCGCCGCCAAGCTGTTCCACGCCTACGGCCTGGGCAACAACATGACGTTCCCCTACCGGGCGGGCGCGGCTACGGTGCTGACTCCGGCGCGCCCGACGCCGCCGACCGTGCTCGAGACGATCCAGCGCTACCGGCCCACGGTCTTCTTCGGCGTGCCCACCCTCTACAACGCCATCCTGGCCTTCCCCGACCGCCGGCGCTACGACCTCTCGTCGCTGCGCCTGTGCATCTCGGCCGCCGAGGCCCTGCCCGCCGAGATCTGGCGGCGGTGGAAGGAGGAGTTCGGCCTGGTGATCCTCGACGGCATCGGCACCACCGAGATGCTCCACATCTTCATGTCCAACACGCCCGAGGCGCTGCGACCCGGGTCGAGCGGTAAGCCGGTGCCCGGCTACGAGGTCAAGGTCGTCGACGACGAGGGGCGCCCGGTACCGCCGGGCGGCGCCGGCCACCTCATGGTCAAGGGCGACTCGGCCGCGCCGTACTACTGGCACTTCCACGAGAAGTCCAAGGCGACGATGATCGGCGAGTGGATGCGCACCGGCGACTGGTATCGCATCGACGCCGACGGGTTCCTCTGGTACGAGGGACGCTCGGACGACATGTTGAAGGTCGGCGGGCTGTGGGTGTCGCCCATCGAGGTGGAGAACGTGCTGATCGAGCACCCGGCGGTGCTGGAGGCGGCCGTGGTTGGCGTGGAGGTAGAGGGGCTGACGAAGATGAAGGCGTTTGTCATCCTCAAGGAAGGGCACGCGGGCTCGGCGGCCTTGGTGGAGGAGCTGCAGGAGTGGTGCAAGGCGCGGCTGGAGCGGTACAAGTACCCGCAGCTGGTCGAGTTCGTCACCGACCTGCCCAAGACCATCACGGGCAAGATCCAGCGCTTCAAGCTGCGCCAGGCGCAGCCGACGCCGACCTCGTCGTGA
- a CDS encoding IclR family transcriptional regulator produces MDRAVRVLRALAADGAAPRLSDLGRQLGVSKSSLSGLLATLEHHGLVERDGDSRGYRLGAALLALGSAALRHLDVAQLARPHLARLRERLGETAVLHVPAGDEAIIVARAESHHDLKVVAPLGHRLPPFAGAVAKVLLAQRPDAELATRLSGRLPAFTPRSITAPRRYLQELRRVHRLGYAVDDEEYLPGVRAVSAPVRDARGRVVATLTVVGSSARVTRKRLAEAVRAVVAEARELSRRLGALDAGVPSGAGGRAGVRSSKRDAPHRTRGALPGGRGRVRAGTGGRARSRHRGDAASKTEAVEAGDA; encoded by the coding sequence GTGGACCGCGCCGTGCGGGTGCTGCGCGCCCTGGCCGCCGACGGCGCCGCCCCGCGCCTGTCCGACCTGGGGCGACAGCTGGGGGTGAGCAAGAGCTCGCTCTCCGGGCTGCTGGCCACCCTGGAGCACCACGGCCTCGTCGAGCGCGATGGCGACTCCCGGGGCTACCGGTTGGGCGCGGCGCTGCTGGCGCTGGGCAGCGCGGCGCTCCGCCATCTGGACGTGGCCCAGCTTGCCCGGCCCCACCTGGCGCGGCTGCGTGAGCGGCTCGGCGAGACCGCGGTGCTGCACGTGCCGGCCGGCGACGAGGCGATCATCGTGGCCCGGGCCGAGTCGCACCACGACCTCAAGGTGGTGGCGCCGCTGGGCCATCGCCTGCCGCCCTTCGCCGGTGCCGTGGCCAAGGTGCTGCTGGCCCAGCGGCCCGACGCCGAGCTGGCAACACGCCTGTCTGGCCGCCTGCCGGCGTTCACCCCCCGCAGCATCACCGCGCCGCGGCGCTACCTGCAGGAACTGCGGCGAGTGCACCGCCTGGGCTACGCCGTCGACGACGAGGAGTACCTGCCGGGTGTGCGGGCGGTCTCGGCCCCGGTGCGCGACGCGCGGGGTCGGGTGGTGGCCACGCTGACGGTCGTCGGCTCGAGCGCCCGGGTGACCCGGAAGCGGCTGGCGGAAGCGGTGCGCGCCGTGGTAGCCGAGGCCCGGGAGCTCTCCCGGCGACTTGGGGCCCTAGACGCCGGCGTGCCATCCGGTGCGGGCGGACGTGCGGGTGTGCGGTCGTCGAAGCGCGACGCCCCGCACCGGACGCGCGGCGCACTGCCCGGTGGGCGCGGACGTGTGAGGGCCGGCACCGGGGGGCGTGCTCGGAGCAGGCATCGGGGCGACGCCGCCTCGAAGACCGAGGCCGTGGAGGCCGGAGATGCCTAG
- a CDS encoding CoA-transferase, whose product MTATGKLMSLPEAIGRFVPDGAAVAIGACLESLIPFAAGHEIIRQRRRNLTVIGPIFDIVVDQLIGAGCVAKVQAAWVGNVSAGLGHAYRRAVEAGIPRPLTVEDYSNYTVALALWAGAHGLPFVPVRSGPGSDITRGHPGFAQVPSPFDGQPVMVVRALRPDVAILAVQRADPAGHAHAWGNLGITEEAGLAAEHIVLLAEEIVDEAVLTSDPNRVLFPPFLVSAVVHCPGGCHPSPVQGYYGRDHAFYADYHRETRTVEGMEAWLARWVYEVPDRAAYLARLGEARWQALRRLHPAPAAPVDYGWQEQGQPAVEPAASRVDHERGAQA is encoded by the coding sequence GTGACCGCCACCGGCAAGCTCATGAGCCTTCCCGAGGCCATCGGCCGCTTCGTGCCCGACGGCGCGGCGGTCGCCATCGGCGCGTGCCTGGAGTCGCTGATCCCCTTTGCGGCCGGTCACGAGATCATCCGCCAGCGCCGGCGCAACCTCACGGTGATCGGCCCCATCTTCGACATCGTCGTCGACCAGCTCATCGGCGCGGGGTGCGTGGCGAAGGTGCAGGCCGCCTGGGTGGGCAACGTGAGCGCCGGGCTGGGCCACGCCTACCGCCGCGCGGTCGAAGCCGGCATCCCCCGCCCGCTCACCGTCGAAGACTACTCGAACTACACCGTGGCGCTGGCTTTGTGGGCTGGCGCGCACGGGCTGCCCTTCGTGCCGGTGCGGTCCGGGCCGGGCAGCGACATCACCCGCGGGCATCCCGGGTTCGCCCAGGTGCCGTCGCCCTTCGACGGCCAGCCGGTGATGGTGGTGCGGGCGCTGCGGCCCGACGTGGCCATCCTGGCGGTGCAGCGTGCCGACCCGGCAGGGCACGCCCACGCCTGGGGGAACCTGGGCATCACCGAGGAAGCCGGCCTGGCCGCCGAGCACATCGTGCTGCTGGCCGAGGAGATCGTCGACGAGGCGGTGTTGACCAGCGACCCCAACCGCGTGCTCTTCCCGCCGTTTCTGGTGAGCGCCGTGGTCCACTGTCCGGGCGGGTGTCATCCGTCGCCGGTGCAGGGCTACTACGGCCGGGACCACGCGTTCTACGCCGACTACCACCGCGAGACGCGCACGGTCGAGGGCATGGAGGCATGGCTGGCGCGGTGGGTCTACGAGGTGCCCGACCGGGCGGCGTACCTCGCGCGCCTGGGCGAGGCGCGCTGGCAGGCGCTGCGCCGTCTGCACCCGGCGCCCGCCGCGCCCGTCGACTACGGGTGGCAGGAGCAGGGCCAGCCGGCGGTCGAGCCCGCCGCGTCCCGGGTCGACCACGAGCGAGGGGCGCAGGCATGA
- a CDS encoding CoA-transferase, with protein sequence MRDAPFTAGELMVTAAAREIRDGDVVFVGMRLPLIAFQLAKLTHAPRAVGVFENGVVRQTPSDQFLYTMGDPPNIVGASMCTRLSLVMSLLGRGRVDVGFIGGAEVDRFGNVNSSYIGPRDRPRVKLPGSGGACDIASLARRLLIIMAHERHRFREAVDFVTSPGYLRGAAQRRALGLPGGPAALITTLGVFGFDPATGEAVLRSCHPGVSVEDVRAQTGWALRVAPDLAETPPPTPEELRLIRRLDPQGFWTRGTG encoded by the coding sequence ATGAGGGACGCGCCGTTCACCGCTGGCGAGCTCATGGTGACCGCAGCGGCCCGCGAGATCCGCGACGGCGACGTGGTCTTCGTGGGGATGCGGCTGCCGCTCATCGCCTTCCAGCTGGCGAAGCTCACCCACGCGCCGCGGGCCGTGGGGGTCTTCGAGAACGGTGTCGTCCGCCAGACCCCCAGCGACCAGTTCCTCTACACCATGGGCGATCCGCCCAACATCGTGGGCGCCAGCATGTGCACCCGGCTCTCGCTGGTGATGAGCCTGCTGGGCCGCGGCCGCGTCGACGTGGGGTTCATCGGCGGCGCCGAGGTCGACCGCTTCGGCAACGTCAACTCGTCGTACATCGGCCCGCGGGACCGGCCTCGCGTCAAGCTACCGGGCAGCGGGGGCGCCTGCGACATCGCCTCCCTCGCCCGCCGCCTGCTCATCATCATGGCGCACGAGCGGCACCGCTTCCGCGAGGCCGTCGACTTCGTCACCTCGCCGGGCTACCTGCGGGGCGCGGCACAGCGCCGCGCCCTGGGCCTGCCGGGCGGGCCGGCGGCGCTCATCACGACGCTGGGGGTCTTTGGCTTCGACCCGGCGACCGGCGAGGCGGTGCTGCGGTCGTGCCATCCCGGGGTCAGCGTGGAGGACGTGCGCGCGCAGACCGGGTGGGCGTTGCGCGTCGCGCCCGACCTGGCCGAGACGCCACCGCCCACGCCCGAGGAGCTGCGCCTGATCCGCCGGTTGGATCCGCAGGGGTTCTGGACGCGGGGCACCGGGTAG
- a CDS encoding helix-turn-helix domain-containing protein: MSLLEECGTVRGTVGARRDAAAVTSDQPVPVQPAYTTMQTRARRCSVFQGERSPRGKEEVGRGQRRFRSGNRTDIRYAIMNEELLTAQEAARRLGVSVQYVRRLLRRGAMPGVRVGRVWAVPQAGVDSFRSRTALVPLFPRRGR; this comes from the coding sequence ATGAGTCTCTTAGAGGAGTGTGGCACGGTGCGGGGTACGGTCGGAGCACGTCGGGATGCCGCGGCGGTCACGAGCGATCAACCGGTTCCTGTGCAGCCCGCATATACGACCATGCAAACACGCGCACGTCGGTGCAGCGTTTTCCAGGGAGAGCGTTCCCCCAGGGGGAAGGAGGAAGTGGGAAGAGGGCAGCGAAGGTTTCGTTCAGGAAACCGAACAGATATACGGTATGCGATCATGAACGAGGAACTGTTGACAGCCCAGGAAGCCGCACGGCGCTTGGGGGTAAGTGTGCAGTACGTTCGTCGTCTCCTTCGTCGCGGTGCCATGCCGGGGGTACGCGTTGGTCGGGTGTGGGCCGTACCGCAGGCCGGGGTCGACAGCTTTCGGTCTCGAACGGCCCTCGTGCCGCTCTTTCCGCGGCGCGGTCGCTGA
- a CDS encoding MaoC/PaaZ C-terminal domain-containing protein, which yields MEIPRPRLYFDDLAVGMTFTTAGRTVTEADLVAFSGITGDFNPLHTDAEFAKQTIFGQRVAHGTLVLALATGLRQRTGLFEGTMMAFLEIRRWRFLRPVVIGDTLRVVTEITGLRPTSHPDRGIMEQVVRVLNQRDEVVAEGEFVNMVRRRGAG from the coding sequence ATGGAGATCCCGCGGCCCCGGCTGTACTTCGACGACCTGGCGGTGGGCATGACCTTCACCACGGCCGGCCGCACCGTCACCGAGGCGGACCTCGTCGCCTTCAGCGGCATCACCGGCGACTTCAACCCGCTGCACACCGACGCGGAGTTCGCGAAGCAGACGATCTTCGGCCAGCGCGTCGCCCACGGGACCCTGGTGCTGGCGCTGGCCACCGGCCTGCGCCAGCGCACGGGCCTGTTCGAGGGCACCATGATGGCCTTTTTGGAGATCCGCCGCTGGCGGTTTCTACGGCCCGTCGTGATCGGTGACACCCTGCGGGTGGTGACGGAGATCACCGGGTTGCGCCCCACCTCCCACCCCGACCGCGGGATCATGGAGCAGGTGGTGCGCGTGCTGAACCAACGCGACGAGGTGGTCGCCGAGGGCGAGTTCGTGAACATGGTGCGCCGGCGTGGTGCCGGATGA
- a CDS encoding (2Fe-2S)-binding protein, whose protein sequence is MPRVLLTLRVNGEVYEVAVPVHKTLLEVLREDLGLTGTKHGCELGECGTCTVLIDGEPWLSCLVLPIEVQGREIVTVEGLAQDGRPHPLQTAFADLGAAQCGYCTPGILLTAKALLDATPRPTREEIAQALAGNLCRCTGYVKIFEAVELAARRMTDEPVAPVTVQVGNPPASGAGGGGT, encoded by the coding sequence ATGCCTAGGGTCCTGCTCACGCTGCGCGTCAACGGCGAGGTCTACGAGGTCGCCGTGCCCGTGCACAAGACGCTGCTGGAGGTGCTGCGGGAGGACCTGGGGCTGACGGGCACCAAGCACGGCTGCGAGCTTGGCGAGTGCGGCACCTGCACCGTGCTGATCGACGGCGAGCCCTGGCTCTCGTGCCTGGTGCTCCCGATCGAGGTGCAGGGGCGCGAGATCGTCACCGTGGAGGGGCTGGCGCAGGACGGCCGGCCCCACCCGCTGCAGACGGCGTTCGCCGACCTGGGCGCGGCCCAGTGCGGGTACTGCACGCCGGGCATCCTGCTGACGGCGAAGGCGCTGCTGGACGCCACGCCCCGCCCCACCCGCGAGGAGATCGCCCAGGCGCTGGCGGGCAACCTCTGCCGGTGTACGGGCTACGTGAAGATCTTCGAGGCGGTGGAGCTCGCGGCCCGGCGCATGACCGACGAGCCGGTGGCGCCCGTGACGGTGCAGGTGGGCAACCCGCCTGCCTCCGGTGCTGGCGGGGGAGGCACGTAA
- a CDS encoding site-specific DNA-methyltransferase has protein sequence MTEVADDAVTLTVTSPPYWNAIDYDRHIATPGTSYRTRSYASGFDDYASYLAWVAGVFRETRRVTRPGGFLAVVVGTVLYHGTHYPVPFDLVACLVRDGWEFHQDIVWHKTTAGVKRAGVFIQRPYPGYFHPNIMTEYIVIFRKPGPPIYRRRAARSHAPVPLGALFTHEIANNVWHIAPVPPGQLRHPCPFPEEIPYRLVQLYSYPGDVVLDPFVGSGQTSKVAVALGRCAIGYDIEPQYVQYAHHRLSEPLRVRSQQLVAQFTKVALDAPQGALGRTRKAARTRHGSGLATTRGALLEDLFAGRR, from the coding sequence ATGACGGAGGTGGCCGACGATGCCGTGACGCTCACCGTCACGTCGCCCCCGTATTGGAACGCGATTGACTACGACAGGCACATCGCGACCCCCGGAACGTCGTACCGGACGCGGTCGTACGCCAGCGGGTTCGATGACTACGCGTCGTACTTGGCATGGGTCGCTGGCGTGTTCCGAGAGACGCGGCGGGTGACGCGCCCCGGTGGCTTTCTCGCGGTTGTCGTCGGCACCGTGCTCTACCACGGCACCCACTACCCGGTGCCGTTCGACCTCGTCGCCTGTCTTGTCCGGGACGGGTGGGAGTTCCACCAGGACATCGTGTGGCACAAGACCACTGCCGGCGTCAAGCGCGCCGGTGTGTTCATCCAGCGGCCGTATCCTGGATACTTCCACCCCAACATCATGACGGAGTACATCGTGATCTTCCGGAAGCCTGGCCCGCCGATCTACCGACGACGGGCCGCTAGGTCGCACGCGCCGGTACCGTTGGGCGCCCTGTTCACCCACGAAATCGCCAACAACGTGTGGCACATTGCCCCGGTGCCTCCGGGCCAGCTGCGTCACCCTTGCCCCTTTCCGGAGGAAATCCCCTATCGCCTGGTACAGCTTTACTCCTACCCGGGGGACGTGGTGCTCGACCCGTTCGTCGGGTCCGGGCAGACGTCCAAGGTCGCCGTCGCACTGGGGCGGTGCGCCATCGGCTACGACATCGAGCCACAATATGTCCAGTATGCCCACCACCGCCTCAGCGAGCCGCTGCGGGTGCGTTCACAGCAACTCGTCGCCCAGTTCACGAAAGTGGCCCTTGACGCTCCCCAAGGAGCGTTGGGAAGGACGCGGAAGGCCGCGCGCACACGCCACGGGTCCGGTCTGGCCACCACGCGCGGCGCGTTGTTGGAGGACCTCTTCGCTGGGAGGAGGTAG
- a CDS encoding molybdopterin-dependent oxidoreductase, whose protein sequence is MAHDFSIIGRPLRRVDGLAKATGQTRFADDLHLPRMLYGRLLRSVHAHARIVRIDTSRARALPGVHAVLTGADLPVQYGILPVSQDEHALCVDKVRFVGDPVAAVAAVDEETAERALELIDVVYEPLPAIMTIEDALRREDVRIHDYGDGPANVHKMVALEFGDVEEGFRAADYVREDVFYFEGSTHLPMEQHAAVATYDADGKLTVWSATQTPHYVHRALAKVLEYPASRIRVIATPVGGGFGGKSDPFAHEIVAAKLAMVTGRPVKITCTREEVFYLHRGRHPVLMWVKTGFTRDGRITAMHFKAFLDGGAYGSYGVATTYYTGALQTTTYRIPRYKFEGLRVFTNKPPCGPKRGHGTPQPRFALECHLDKAAVALGLDPVELRRRNLVEPHSMTVNHLRITSCGLRECIDRVVEASGYLQRRGRLPAGKGLGFACSAYLCGAGLPIYWNEMPQSEVQIKIDRGGGVTVYSMAIDIGQGSDSVLAYTVAEVLGIEPADVALVTADTDLTPIDLGSYSSRVTFMAGNAALEAAQKMRDLIFAAVAEALEVPVELLAARGRRIFNREKPEMGVDWPEAVRLAEARVGLLLTSGSYRPPKLAGPYKGSGVGPSPAYSYTACVAEVTCDAETGWVTVDRVWIAHDIGRAINPLLVEGQVEGSVYMALGEALMEEQVFRRGVHKFPSMLEYKSPTTLETPQIHTFLIETVDPEGPFGAKEAGQGPLLPVIPAVANAVADALGVRIDEVPITPDKVLAALADRRRGGPGRVGPAGVPAVRFKDPIRVEPPPGWQRVSV, encoded by the coding sequence ATGGCCCACGACTTCTCCATCATCGGCAGACCGCTGCGGCGGGTGGACGGGCTGGCCAAGGCCACCGGGCAGACCCGGTTCGCCGACGACCTGCACCTGCCCCGCATGCTCTACGGCCGGCTCCTGCGCAGCGTGCACGCCCATGCCCGCATCGTGCGCATCGACACCAGCCGCGCGCGGGCGCTCCCCGGCGTGCACGCGGTGCTCACCGGCGCCGACCTGCCGGTGCAGTACGGCATCCTGCCCGTCAGCCAGGACGAGCACGCGCTGTGCGTCGACAAGGTGCGCTTCGTCGGCGACCCGGTGGCGGCCGTGGCCGCGGTCGACGAGGAGACCGCGGAGCGCGCCCTGGAGTTGATCGACGTGGTGTACGAGCCGCTCCCGGCCATCATGACCATCGAGGACGCCCTGCGCCGCGAGGACGTGCGCATCCACGACTACGGCGACGGGCCCGCCAACGTCCACAAGATGGTGGCCCTCGAGTTCGGCGACGTGGAGGAAGGCTTCCGCGCAGCCGACTACGTGCGGGAGGACGTGTTCTACTTCGAGGGCAGCACGCACCTGCCCATGGAGCAGCACGCGGCGGTAGCGACGTACGACGCCGACGGCAAGCTCACGGTCTGGTCGGCGACGCAGACGCCGCACTACGTCCACCGGGCGCTGGCGAAGGTGCTGGAGTACCCGGCCAGCCGGATCCGCGTCATCGCCACGCCCGTGGGCGGCGGGTTCGGGGGCAAGTCGGATCCCTTCGCGCACGAGATCGTGGCCGCGAAGCTGGCGATGGTCACCGGCCGACCGGTCAAGATCACCTGCACCCGCGAGGAGGTCTTCTACCTGCACCGGGGGCGGCATCCGGTGCTGATGTGGGTGAAGACCGGCTTCACCCGCGACGGCCGCATCACGGCCATGCACTTCAAGGCGTTCCTCGACGGGGGCGCGTACGGGTCGTACGGGGTGGCGACCACCTACTACACGGGTGCGCTGCAGACCACCACCTACCGCATCCCACGCTACAAGTTCGAGGGGCTGCGCGTCTTCACCAACAAGCCGCCGTGTGGCCCCAAGCGCGGCCACGGAACGCCCCAGCCGCGGTTTGCGCTGGAGTGCCACCTCGACAAGGCGGCTGTCGCCCTGGGGCTCGACCCCGTGGAGCTGCGCCGGCGCAACCTGGTCGAGCCCCACTCGATGACGGTCAACCACCTGCGCATCACCAGCTGCGGCCTGCGCGAGTGCATCGACCGGGTGGTCGAGGCCTCGGGGTACCTCCAGCGCCGCGGACGGCTGCCGGCGGGCAAGGGGCTGGGGTTTGCCTGCAGCGCCTACCTCTGCGGGGCCGGGCTGCCCATCTACTGGAACGAGATGCCGCAGTCGGAGGTGCAGATCAAGATCGACCGCGGCGGCGGGGTCACCGTCTACTCCATGGCCATCGACATCGGCCAGGGCTCGGACTCGGTGCTGGCCTACACGGTGGCGGAGGTGCTGGGCATCGAGCCGGCGGACGTGGCGCTGGTGACGGCCGACACCGACCTGACGCCCATCGACCTGGGCTCGTACTCCAGCCGGGTGACGTTCATGGCCGGCAACGCGGCGCTGGAAGCGGCCCAGAAGATGCGCGACCTGATCTTCGCCGCGGTGGCCGAGGCGTTGGAGGTGCCGGTCGAGCTGCTGGCGGCGCGGGGGCGGCGCATCTTCAACCGCGAGAAGCCCGAGATGGGCGTCGACTGGCCCGAGGCTGTGCGCCTGGCCGAGGCGCGCGTCGGGCTGCTGCTCACCTCGGGCTCGTACCGGCCGCCCAAGCTGGCCGGCCCGTACAAGGGATCGGGCGTGGGCCCCTCGCCCGCGTACTCGTACACCGCGTGCGTGGCCGAGGTGACCTGCGATGCCGAGACCGGCTGGGTGACCGTCGACCGCGTGTGGATCGCCCACGACATCGGCCGCGCCATCAACCCGCTGCTGGTCGAGGGACAGGTGGAAGGCAGCGTCTACATGGCCCTGGGCGAGGCGCTGATGGAGGAACAGGTCTTCCGCCGCGGCGTGCACAAGTTCCCCTCGATGCTGGAGTACAAGAGCCCTACGACGCTGGAGACGCCGCAGATCCACACGTTCCTGATCGAGACGGTCGACCCCGAGGGCCCCTTCGGCGCCAAGGAGGCGGGGCAGGGGCCGCTGCTGCCCGTCATCCCCGCCGTGGCCAATGCCGTGGCCGATGCGCTGGGCGTGCGGATCGACGAGGTGCCGATCACGCCCGACAAGGTGCTGGCGGCGCTGGCCGATCGGCGTCGGGGTGGGCCGGGCCGGGTGGGCCCTGCGGGGGTGCCGGCGGTGCGGTTCAAAGATCCCATTCGCGTGGAGCCGCCCCCGGGCTGGCAACGGGTGTCCGTGTGA
- a CDS encoding family 10 glycosylhydrolase produces MRRTAPALAAALLLVATGAARATEGPAGAAGGPGRDAELAFRAGHAFRAPVHGATSGGPVPRRALWIETSANLRTLASRDAIRGLVARARTAGFDTLIPEAKNAWGYVIYESAFAPHIRTSPIPRAAYPAPREWFPHDHDPLAVLIEEAHAAGLRVHAALNAFGEGLQPGGGLPAVGLLHERPAWESMHLRQGAGGATLVPSSRALDIAFASAAHPEVVLYQLAVLWEVLTRYPVDGIVLDRARFAGLDADFSDASRAGFEAFLGRPVARWPDDVVQLAGRRLEPGPLFRPWIAWRARVITAYVRAARQLTQRLRPGLPLGMYVGGWYPTIYQLGQNWAVPEAPVLFAAWSPAWAEASLVPFLDYLMVGLYYRSLTPAEALAGGGVWWGNVAGGALLARRLAGSLPVVGSLWLNLYRTDRARGVAAIRTAARHSDGLMIFDLSDVEAGGWWPALVGRTAP; encoded by the coding sequence ATGAGGCGGACGGCACCGGCCCTGGCGGCGGCGCTGCTGCTGGTCGCAACGGGCGCTGCGCGGGCGACGGAGGGCCCTGCGGGGGCAGCGGGGGGACCGGGGCGCGACGCCGAGTTGGCATTCCGCGCGGGGCACGCGTTCCGCGCACCGGTCCATGGCGCCACCAGCGGAGGGCCAGTGCCCCGCCGGGCCCTGTGGATCGAGACCTCGGCCAACCTGCGCACGCTGGCCAGCCGTGACGCGATCCGCGGGCTGGTGGCCCGCGCGCGCACGGCCGGGTTCGACACGCTGATCCCCGAGGCGAAGAACGCGTGGGGCTACGTGATCTACGAGTCGGCCTTCGCGCCCCACATCCGCACCTCGCCGATTCCGCGCGCAGCCTACCCGGCGCCCCGCGAGTGGTTTCCCCACGATCACGACCCGCTGGCCGTGCTCATCGAGGAGGCGCACGCCGCCGGCCTGCGCGTGCATGCGGCGCTGAACGCCTTTGGCGAGGGCCTGCAGCCCGGCGGCGGGCTCCCGGCCGTCGGGCTGCTGCACGAGCGCCCGGCGTGGGAGAGCATGCACCTGCGCCAGGGTGCGGGAGGTGCCACCCTCGTGCCCTCCAGCCGGGCGCTCGACATCGCCTTCGCCAGCGCAGCCCATCCCGAGGTGGTGCTCTACCAGCTGGCGGTGCTCTGGGAGGTCCTCACCCGCTACCCGGTCGACGGGATCGTGCTGGACCGCGCGCGGTTCGCCGGCCTCGACGCCGACTTCTCCGACGCCAGCCGCGCAGGCTTCGAGGCGTTCCTCGGCCGGCCGGTGGCGCGCTGGCCGGACGACGTCGTGCAGCTGGCCGGACGGCGGCTCGAGCCCGGGCCGCTGTTCCGGCCGTGGATCGCCTGGCGCGCGCGCGTGATCACCGCATACGTGCGCGCGGCACGCCAGCTGACGCAGCGGCTCCGGCCCGGGCTGCCGCTGGGGATGTACGTCGGCGGCTGGTACCCCACGATCTACCAGCTGGGGCAGAACTGGGCCGTACCCGAGGCGCCCGTGCTGTTCGCGGCGTGGAGCCCCGCGTGGGCCGAGGCGAGCCTGGTGCCCTTCCTCGACTACCTCATGGTGGGGTTGTACTACCGCTCGCTCACGCCGGCCGAGGCGCTGGCGGGCGGCGGGGTATGGTGGGGCAACGTGGCCGGGGGCGCGCTGCTGGCGCGCCGCCTGGCGGGGTCGCTGCCCGTGGTGGGCAGCCTGTGGCTCAACCTCTACCGCACCGACCGCGCGCGGGGCGTGGCGGCGATCCGCACGGCGGCGCGCCACAGCGACGGCCTGATGATCTTCGACCTCTCGGACGTCGAGGCCGGCGGCTGGTGGCCGGCGCTCGTGGGGCGCACGGCGCCCTGA